In one Acanthochromis polyacanthus isolate Apoly-LR-REF ecotype Palm Island chromosome 20, KAUST_Apoly_ChrSc, whole genome shotgun sequence genomic region, the following are encoded:
- the LOC127531242 gene encoding uncharacterized protein LOC127531242: MQRRFTTEQALQMILTETSAFDSDGEDIDLQSDSDSEQFSEEDAPPPQKRTKRLDTALTETAKDGTVWCKEEVGRHLKFAPIEPYAAEGEPTHEARIRIKTRLQSFLCFLTLQMLRTIQACTIEHARETETVDWFMAIPELMAFIAVVIWRGVTKVPSLSDNWSEMYGNKRIMETMSSDRFKDIMQHLRFDSKNTRAERVQTDKFAAISELWESFRQNCVTFYRPGRHITIDEQLYPSKTRCPFLQYIATKPDKFGIKFWVACDLKSKYICNVFPYVGKEPGRPKEERLSESVVMKLMGPFLDQGRTVTTDNFFTSISLARKLRSRKTTILGTLNKIRREIPPSAREIKQSEFSTQVFSTTDATLTVYAASRKKTVYVMSSMHSVIQTEDSRKRKPSTITQYNSTKCGVDAMDQMVRQYSVRAGTRRWPVSVFYNMVDMAALNAHVLYQACTGRTERRPDFLMRLACELAESYVTSKKIGKENHLRKQAATPVEPGKRQKCQVHHRCKKNPATVRCVHCYKLTCGKCKREVPWECQVCADQF; this comes from the exons atgcagagaaGATTCACTACTGAGCAGGCTTTGCAAATGATTCTGACTGAAACAAGCGCTTTTGACTCTGATGGAGAGGACATAGACCTTCAGTCAGATTCTGACTCGGAGCAGTTTTCGG AGGAAGACGCTCCCCCTCCCCAGAAGAGGACAAAACGGCTGGATACCGCACTAACGGAGACCGCAAAAGATGGCACAGTGTGGTGCAAGGAAGAGGTTGGACGACATCTGAAATTCGCTCCTATTGAACCTTACGCTGCAGAAGGAGAGCCAACACATGAAGCCAGAATAAGGATCAAAACTCGCCTTCAAAGCTTCCTCTGTTTTCTCACTCTCCAGATGCTTCGTACCATTCAAGCATGCACAATTGAGCATGCAAGGGAAACAGAGACTGTGGATTGGTTCATGGCTATTCCAGAACTAATGGCTTTCATTGCAGTTGTCATCTGGCGAGGGGTGACTAAGGTTCCATCATTGTCTGACAACTGGTCAGAGATGTATGGAAACAAACGGATTATGGAAACAATGAGTAGCGACCGCTTCAAAGACATAATGCAGCACCTACGGTTTGATAGCAAGAACACACGGGCTGAGCGAGTGCAGACAGACAAGTTTGCAGCTATTTCCGAATTATGGGAATCATTTCGACAGAACTGTGTCACATTCTACAGACCTGGTCGGCACATCACAATCGATGAACAACTTTATCCATCAAAGACACGTTGCCCTTTTCTGCAATATATTGCTACAAAACCGGATAAATTTGGTATCAAGTTTTGGGTGGCGTGTGACTTGAAATCAAAGTATATTTGCAATGTCTTTCCATATGTTGGCAAAGAACCTGGCCGTCCCAAAGAGGAGAGACTGTCTGAGAGTGTGGTAATGAAGTTGATGGGACCATTTCTTGATCAGGGCAGAACTGTCACGACGGACAATTTTTTCACATCAATTTCACTTGCAAGAAAATTACGCAGCCGGAAAACTACCATTCTTGGGACACTCAATAAAATTCGCAGAGAAATTCCCCCTTCAGCTCGAGAGATAAAGCAAAGTGAGTTCAGCACTCAGGTGTTTTCAACAACTGATGCAACACTGACAGTGTACGCAGCCAGCCGGAAGAAGACAGTCTACGTTATGAGCAGCATGCACAGTGTGATTCAGACTGAGGACAGCCGCAAAAGAAAGCCAAGCACCATCACCCAGTACAACTCCACTAAATGCGGTGTGGACGCCATGGATCAGATGGTGCGGCAGTACAGCGTACGGGCAGGAACAAGAAGATGGcctgtcagtgtgttttataataTGGTTGACATGGCAGCCCTGAATGCCCATGTGCTATATCAAGCCTGCACAGGAAGGACGGAAAGGCGGCCAGATTTTCTGATGCGGCTTGCCTGTGAGTTGGCTGAGTCTTATGTGACATCAAAGAAGATTGGAAAGGAAAACCATCTTCGCAAACAGGCCGCCACACCAGTGGAACCGGGCAAAAGGCAGAAGTGCCAAGTCCATCACCGGTGCAAAAAGAACCCTGCTACTGTTCGATGTGTGCATTGCTACAAGTTAACGTGTGGCAAATGCAAAAGAGAAGTGCCATGGGAGTGCCAGGTCTGCGCAGACCAGTTTTGA